The Nerophis ophidion isolate RoL-2023_Sa linkage group LG07, RoL_Noph_v1.0, whole genome shotgun sequence genome contains a region encoding:
- the LOC133556109 gene encoding uncharacterized protein LOC133556109, translating to MVTKEARPDDIIQLELSGESANQHTSFTFRNDAGAVMNAFQDVLDLLVQSNVEILNDEEIQVMVQVIHNPRGGVRRKIETLLEHEIRRKKARYLYNPLNSNNQLCFAISLASLLHPEFTDSQAVAEAEKIQRKAGLDEQTSVTFSHIREFEKVVRRKIVILYREEGQRPLSRFETDYPKSENPLYLYLSQNHYSGIINIKGFLSKPYVCHYCYQGYNKPDRHKCDGYCLVCTQNGCVKIEGKTVLCRDCNMWCRSPACLLRHRVKHRVMEKLVSNCDRRKKCLKCNLFNDVPVATGIAKHTCPELKCQICKEELPRSDSETPETRHLCYIQPQPREVNHNDNIIFYDFETFVDDNHTHIPFLVCTKTLQGEEWCAFGLDCVTVFLNHFRKPRYLKSTFIAHNSRGFDGYLILRGIVRLGIAPLIIMQGSKVLCFKDPDFLQKYIDSLSFLTMPLSAMPKALGLGDCWSKGYFPHKFSSEEHLNYVRKYPAISNYGVERMTPVERTKFETWYQNEKSEVFDFQKQAVHYCKNDVNVLREGCIKFRAEFTSETGVDPFSRITIASACMKVFVTNFLEPRSLAIPSPDNYRGLCKKYSHTSIQWLEWESHRRGIFIQHALNKGEKQMGAYFVDGFAIIGGKPFVWEFQGCFYHGCPTCFEPGAVCPLTNTPFEELHKATEKKMKALKRDHKVNIIVIREHKWNEMKKSNPRVIDFLKTRNYPAPLMPRDALYGGRTSAFCLRHTAGENQRVLYEDVTSLYPYVNSAFPYPLGHPVIIHTDFDDVGNYFGLVRAVVHPPRGLYFPVPPYRTVKGKLVFTLCRTCAENNNQQEPCEHDEEGRALTGVWVTLEFNKALQLGYRVGKITEVWHFEERSETVFTGYVQTFLKGKQEAQRLGRRHLNTI from the coding sequence atggtaactaaggaagctagacccgacgatatcattcaattggagttatccggtgaaagtgcaaatcaacacacttcatttacatttcgaaacgatgccggggctgtgatgaatgcttttcaagacgtgttagatctgttggtacaatcaaacgttgaaatattgaacgatgaagaaatacaggtgatggtccaggtgatacataaccctcgaggtggtgtaagaagaaaaatcgaaacccttttggaacatgaaatccgcagaaaaaaagctcgttatctttacaatccattaaactcgaataatcaactatgttttgccattagcctagcaagtctgttacatcctgaatttacagatagccaggctgtggcggaggctgaaaaaatacagagaaaagcgggcttagacgaacagacttccgtcactttcagtcatattcgtgaatttgaaaaagtggtacgtcgtaaaattgtcatactgtacagagaagagggccaacgacccctctcacggttcgagacggattaccccaaatcagaaaatccgttgtatctgtatttatctcagaatcattacagcggtatcattaacattaaaggttttttgtcaaaaccgtacgtttgtcactactgttaccaagggtacaacaaacccgacagacacaaatgcgacggctattgcttggtctgtacacaaaacgggtgtgtaaaaatagaggggaaaactgtgctttgcagggattgcaacatgtggtgtcgttctcctgcatgtctcctcagacacagggtaaaacaccgggttatggaaaaactcgtcagcaactgcgatcggcgaaagaaatgccttaaatgcaacctatttaacgatgtacctgtggctacaggtatcgctaaacacacgtgccctgagttaaaatgtcaaatatgtaaagaagagctacctcgcagtgactcagagacacctgaaacacgacatctttgctatatacaaccccaaccacgtgaagtaaaccacaatgataatatcatattctatgattttgagacgtttgtcgatgacaatcacactcacattccctttctagtctgtaccaagacgctgcaaggagaagagtggtgtgcttttggactggattgtgttacagttttcctcaatcatttcaggaaacctcgttatcttaaatctacatttatagcCCACAATTCGAGAGGATTTGACGGTTACTTGATTCTGAGAGGCATAGTACGGCTGGGTATAGCACCCTTAATTATCATGCAGGGGAGTAAAGTTCTCTGTTTTAAAGaccctgattttttgcaaaaatacattgactcgctttccttccttaccatgccgcttagcgctatgccaaaagcgttaggactcggtgattgctggtccaaggggtattttcctcacaaatttagttcggaggaacatttaaattatgtcagaaaataccccgcaatcagcaattacggtgtagaacgcatgacacctgttgaacgcaccaagtttgagacgtggtatcaaaatgagaaaagcgaggtctttgattttcaaaaacaagcggtacactactgtaaaaacgacgtcaatgttcttcgtgagggttgcatcaaatttagagccgagtttacgagcgagacgggtgttgaccccttctcccgtatcaccatagcctcggcctgcatgaaggtgtttgtgactaatttcctcgagccgcgttctctagccataccttccccggataactaccgagggttgtgtaaaaaatactcacacaccagcatccaatggttagaatgggagtcgcatcgtcgtggtattttcattcagcatgctttaaacaaaggcgaaaaacagatgggggcatactttgtggatgggtttgctataatcggtggcaaaccattcgtctgggaatttcaggggtgtttttatcacggatgcccgacgtgtttcgaacccggtgctgtatgccctttgacaaacacaccgttcgaggagttgcacaaggctaccgagaaaaaaatgaaagcgttaaagcgtgaccacaaggtcaacatcatcgtcatcagagagcacaagtggaatgaaatgaaaaaatcaaaccctagggtaatagactttctcaaaacacgcaattaccccgcacctctcatgcctcgagacgctctttatggaggtaggacaagcgccttttgcttgaggcacacggcgggtgagaaccagcgtgtattgtatgaggatgtcacctctctctacccgtacgtcaacagcgcatttccttaccccctgggtcatcctgtcatcatccacacggattttgacgatgttggaaactatttcggtctggtcagagccgttgttcaccctcctcgaggtctctatttccctgtgccaccctacagaacggtcaagggtaaactagtgtttacactttgccgcacatgcgcagaaaacaataaccagcaggaaccctgcgaacatgatgaggaaggaagggcattgacgggagtctgggtcacgctcgaattcaacaaagctttacagttgggatacagagtcggtaagattacggaggtgtggcactttgaagaacggagcgaaaccgtttttacgggttatgttcaaactttcctaaagggtaagcaagaagctcaaagactcggtcggcggcatctgaatacgatttag